Proteins from a genomic interval of Lolium perenne isolate Kyuss_39 chromosome 1, Kyuss_2.0, whole genome shotgun sequence:
- the LOC127322853 gene encoding pleckstrin homology domain-containing protein 1 — protein MAASLWRAVMGSSSSGGDDPALGGVEFWHGAERAGWLTKQGEYIKTWRRRWFVLKQGRLFWFKDPAVTRASVPRGVIPVSSCLTVKGAEDVLNRQFAFELSTPTETMYFIADAEKEKEEWINSIGRSIVQHSRSVTDGEVVDYDSRPQPSPKSKSEPSE, from the coding sequence ATGGCGGCCAGCCTGTGGCGCGCGGTGatgggctcctcctcctccggcggcgaCGACCCGGCGCTGGGCGGCGTGGAGTTCTGGCACGGGGCGGAGCGCGCCGGGTGGCTGACCAAGCAGGGCGAGTACATCAAGACGTGGCGGCGGCGCTGGTTCGTGCTCAAGCAGGGCCGCCTCTTCTGGTTCAAGGACCCCGCCGTCACGCGCGCGTCCGTGCCCCGCGGCGTCATCCCCGTCTCCTCCTGCCTCACCGTCAAGGGCGCCGAGGACGTGCTCAACCGCCAGTTCGCCTTCGAGCTCTCCACCCCGACCGAGACCATGTACTTCATCGCCGACgccgagaaggagaaggaggagtggATCAACTCCATCGGCCGATCCATCGTCCAGCACTCGCGCTCCGTCACCGACGGCGAGGTCGTTGACTACGACAGCCGCCCACAACCCTCGCCAAAGTCCAAGAGTGAGCCGTCGGAGTAA
- the LOC127322845 gene encoding uncharacterized protein encodes MKSPFLDPAAAAAAAPIPRGGALGRVRVACGATRVPRRVVGAGLARPGRGRPSLLAAALPEPLDHLLPAQEGAAAPASEADEVQRGVASAEISPPPPAAVHETTVRVRFVLREQCTFGHSFHLVGDDPALGLWDPANAAALEWSEGHDWTVEKDLPANRSIEFKFLLRDSSGEFQWQNGPNRRLQTGEAARTLVVYEDWGDEKNQKVIEEGDVPVEMAEVIATDDDDKSINDVVAANELQLDGSQEIKEDESGVGDAESSAVAATISVRGESAKACEADQPELVMDGQNIQDDLPDEVDRAPQNDSATTYADDDYGESTNDDSILSKDGVLVRNEWTRAFERELLWGWKSLQQLLGFKMDTT; translated from the exons ATGAAATCCCCATTCCTggaccccgccgccgccgccgccgcggcgccgATACCCCGTGGCGGAGCTCTCGGGCGGGTCCGCGTCGCCTGCGGCGCGACGCGGGTGCCACGGCGCGTCGTGGGCGCCGGCCTCGCTCGGCCCGGCCGGGGCCGCCCGAGCCTACTCGCCGCCGCGCTGCCTGAGCCCCTCGACCACCTCCTGCCCGCGCAGGAGGGCGCTGCAGCACCAGCGTCGGAG GCCGATGAGGTCCAGCGCGGCGTGGCTTCTGCCGAGATTTCGCCGCCCCCTCCTGCTGCTG TTCATGAAACGACAGTGCGCGTCAGATTCGTGCTGAGAGAGCAGTGCACCTTCGGCCACAGCTTCCACCTGGTCGGCGACGACCCGGCGCTCGGCCTCTGGGACCCGGCGAACGCGGCCGCCTTGGAGTGGTCGGAAGGCCACGACTGGACAGTCGAGAAA GATCTGCCGGCCAACAGGTCGATTGAGTTCAAGTTCTTGCTGCGAGATTCCTCGGGAGAGTTCCAGTGGCAGAATGGGCCTAACAGGAGACTGCAGACAGGCGAAGCCGCGAGGACATTGGTGGTCTACGAAGATTGGGGTGACGAGAAGAATCAGAAGGTCATAGAGGAGGGAGACGTGCCGGTTGAAATGGCAGAGGTAATTGCTACAGACGATGACGATAAAAGCATAAACGATGTTGTTGCGGCAAATGAGCTGCAACTGGATGGCAGTCAAGAGATCAAAGAAGATGAATCAGGTGTAGGCGATGCTGAGAGTTCAGCTGTTGCTGCTACCATTTCTGTCCGAGGGGAATCAGCCAAGGCATGTGAAGCTGACCAACCAGAG TTGGTGATGGATGGACAGAACATTCAAGATGACCTTCCTGATGAAGTAGACAGAGCACCGCAGAATGACAGCGCCACGACTTATGCTGATGATGATTACGGTGAAAGTACCAACGATGACAGCATCTTGTCCAAGGATGGTGTTCTGGTCAGGAATGAGTGGACCAGAGCTTTTGAACGTGAGTTGCTTTGGGGTTGGAAGTCCCTGCAGCAGCTTCTAGGCTTCAAAATGGACACAACATGA
- the LOC127322857 gene encoding arginyl-tRNA--protein transferase 2, with protein sequence MADGASSSGAGPGGRGTGSVGESVVIDYGRRRTTCGYCRSTGPTSISHGLWATSLNAHDYQALLDRGWRRSGSFLYKPEMERTCCPSYTIRLKASDFTCSKEQDRVLRRMQRFLDGELEPQVGSPQCKTNPTKRSLNEPMNSPTLKVSRVSTYEFRTDKCPSLDQKDEFICCLSSKINEAMDMCFQGGIAGSDVQLPKAVVKTVKPQVKKKVGEAAQEKKGGTIQDLVYTCNISFQLAATIRRALPEEKRAVLGDLSPNCIAEKLVSAMTQNGEIAGFSLKACNGHLNFYSATIQAVQNHNGIGASTQASDNSSSSKQSAVNKNDARHNQKAKRLEFSMARSHFDPEEFALYKRYQTKVHKEKTVTESSYKRFLVDTPIVSIPPVSGDNTVPPCGFGSFHQQYRIDGKLVAVGVVDILPKCLSSKYLFWDPDLAFLSLGKYTALREIDWVKTAQESCPSLQYYYLGYYIHSCNKMRYKAAYRPSELLCPVRYEWVHYDAAKPLLDKSLYSVLSDFSTAQDEKPQAHASVPCDEPSAKNDHSEIPIDEDDEDSDYDESDMMVDEEMVHSESSADTTEDCSNIDGIENVTMDLSGSRVKYKELQSVVGPIERRHLSELERQLSRYAKVVGKELSDRLVYSLS encoded by the exons ATGGCGGACGGCGCCAGCAGCAGCGGAGCCGGGCCCGGCGGACGCGGAACCGGAAGCGTTGGCGAGTCTGTGGTCATCGACTACGGCCGGCGGCGCACAACCTGCGGCTACTGCCGATCCACCGGCCCAACAAGCATCTCCCACG GTCTGTGGGCTACCAGTCTGAATGCTCATGACTATCAAG CTCTTCTTGATCGTGGATGGAGAAGGTCTGGCAGTTTTCTTTACAAGCCTGAGATGGAACGGACATGCTGTCCCTCATATACTATACGTTTGAAGGCAAGTGATTTCACTTGTTCCAAAGAGCAAGACCGTGTGCTTAGAAGGATGCAAAG gtttcttgatggagagcttgaGCCACAGGTTGGAAGTCCACAGTGTAAGACCAACCCTACAAAGCGTTCGCTCAATGAACCTATGAATTCACCAACCTTGAAAGTATCTAGGGTGTCAACATATGAATTTCGAACAGACAAATGtccaagcttggaccaaaaagatGAGTTTATCTGTTGCCTGTCTAGCAAAATAAACGAGGCAATGGACATGTGCTTCCAAGGTGGAATTGCAGGTTCTGATGTTCAACTCCCTAAAGCTGTTGTGAAGACTGTTAAACCTCAAGTGAAAAAGAAAGTAGGAGAAGCAGCACAAGAAAAAAAAGGCGGAACAATCCAAGATTTAGTGTACACGTGTAATATAAGTTTCCAACTTGCTGCAACAATAAGACGCGCATTGCCTGAAGAAAAGCGTGCAGTACTAGGAGACCTCTCTCCAAATTGTATTGCAGAGAAGCTGGTGTCGGCAATGACACAAAATGGAGAAATAGCTGGTTTTTCATTGAAAGCTTGTAACGGCCATCTGAACTTCTATTCTGCCACCATTCAAGCAGTTCAGAACCATAATGGCATTGGTGCAAGTACACAGGCTTCAGATAACTCTTCCAGCTCAAAACAAAGCGCTGTAAACAAAAATGATGCAAGACATAATCAAAAAGCAAAAAGGTTGGAATTTAGTATGGCAAGATCACATTTTGACCCTGAGGAGTTTGCTTTGTACAAGAGGTATCAGACAAAAGTGCACAAGGAGAAGACAGTTACAGAAAGCTCATACAAGAGATTTCTGGTAGATACACCCATTGTTTCCATTCCCCCAGTGAGTGGTGATAATACAGTTCCGCCATGCGGGTTTGGTTCATTTCATCAGCAGTATAGAATTGATGGAAAACTTGTGGCAGTTGGTGTAGTTGATATCCTTCCTAAATGTCTCTCAAGCAAATACTTGTTCTGGGATCCTGACCTTGCTTTCCTATCTCTTGGAAAGTATACAGCTCTGAGGGAAATAGATTGGGTAAAGACAGCACAAGAAAGCTGCCCCAGCCTCCAGTACTACTACCTTGGTTATTACATACATTCCTGCAATAAGATGAGATACAAGGCTGCATATCGACCATCAGAACTTCTATGTCCTGTCCGTTATGA GTGGGTACACTATGATGCTGCCAAACCCTTACTAGATAAGAGTCTGTATTCTGTTCTATCTGATTTCTCCACAGCACAAGATGAAAAGCCCCAGGCACATGCTTCTGTTCCTTGTGATGAACCTTCAGCAAAAAATGACCACAGTGAGATTCCCATTGACgaggatgatgaagattcggactATGACGAATCGGACATGATGGTTGATGAGGAGATGGTTCATTCGGAATCCAGTGCTGATACAACTGAGGATTGTTCCAACATAGATGGTATAGAAAATGTTACCATGGACCTGAGCGGTTCCCGAGTTAAATATAAG GAACTTCAAAGCGTGGTCGGGCCAATCGAGAGGAGGCACCTGAGTGAGCTAGAAAGGCAGCTAAGCAGATATGCCAAGGTTGTTGGGAAGGAGCTGTCTGATCGTCTGGTTTATTCCCTTAGCTGA